A genome region from Manis pentadactyla isolate mManPen7 chromosome 5, mManPen7.hap1, whole genome shotgun sequence includes the following:
- the NDUFC1 gene encoding NADH dehydrogenase [ubiquinone] 1 subunit C1, mitochondrial, translating to MAPSALLRPFSRLLVPARFPNDSPVRLKFYVREPRHDKPDWLKVGLTLGTSVFLGIYLIKQHNEDVLEYKRRNGLE from the exons ATGGCGCCGTCCGCGTTGTTACGCCCTTTCTCCAGGCTGTTGGTCCCGGCCAGGTTCCCGAACGACT CTCCCGTGCGGTTAAAGTTCTACGTTCGGGAGCCGAGACATGACAAACCTGACTGGCTCAAAGTTGGACTGACCTTGGGCACCTCCGTCTTCCTGGGGATCTAT CTCATCAAACAACACAATGAAGATGTGTTAgagtataaaagaagaaatggattGGAATAA